From the genome of Desulfovibrio gilichinskyi, one region includes:
- a CDS encoding glycoside hydrolase family 3 protein, translating into MNKFLFFAFFSLIIGFAGCSSKNISAPSSDLDAMIGQMVMVGFRGMEAKADSLIVKDIRDARIGGVILFSKDCALNSTERNIADYKQVKELTASLQTQARIPLFIAADQEGGLICRFAADRGFPATSSAAELGNSGDLSAAVKAGEIIGKTLSKVGVNVDFAPVVDVNRNAANPVIAALQRSFSDDPAIVADFAGSFIDGLHSEKVISCLKHFPGHGSSTADSHKGFTDVTDSWSNEELIPFRRLIKSHKVDMVMTAHIYNKNLDIKYPATLSRAVITGILRKQLGFKGVIITDDMQMQAVSGEYGFKDSVFKAVNAGADILLFGNNLIYEPGLGFKAVKVLKELVREGSISEERIKQSYKRIMNLKSRYHLI; encoded by the coding sequence GTGAATAAGTTTTTATTTTTTGCATTTTTTTCACTCATTATCGGTTTTGCGGGATGTAGTTCCAAAAATATATCCGCGCCTTCTTCTGATTTGGATGCAATGATCGGCCAGATGGTTATGGTCGGATTCAGAGGGATGGAGGCCAAAGCTGACAGCTTGATTGTAAAGGATATTCGCGATGCTCGCATCGGCGGGGTCATTCTTTTCAGTAAAGACTGTGCGCTGAACAGCACTGAGCGAAATATTGCTGATTACAAACAGGTGAAAGAACTGACGGCTTCACTTCAGACTCAAGCCCGTATCCCGCTTTTTATTGCAGCGGATCAGGAAGGTGGACTGATTTGCCGATTTGCCGCCGACAGAGGTTTTCCAGCAACTTCTTCTGCTGCGGAATTAGGGAACAGCGGTGATTTGAGCGCCGCCGTTAAAGCCGGTGAAATTATAGGAAAAACTTTAAGCAAAGTCGGCGTTAATGTAGATTTTGCTCCGGTTGTGGATGTGAACCGTAATGCTGCAAACCCGGTGATAGCCGCATTGCAGCGGAGTTTTTCTGATGATCCGGCAATTGTCGCTGATTTTGCCGGAAGTTTTATCGATGGTTTGCACTCTGAAAAAGTCATTTCCTGCTTGAAACATTTTCCTGGTCACGGCAGTTCCACCGCAGACAGTCATAAAGGTTTTACCGATGTAACGGATTCGTGGTCAAACGAAGAGCTTATTCCATTTCGCAGGCTTATTAAAAGTCATAAGGTTGACATGGTCATGACAGCTCATATCTATAACAAGAACCTTGATATAAAATATCCTGCAACTCTTTCTCGTGCTGTTATCACTGGAATTTTACGCAAACAGCTTGGATTTAAGGGTGTTATTATTACTGATGATATGCAGATGCAGGCTGTGAGCGGTGAATATGGGTTTAAAGACAGTGTATTTAAAGCTGTAAATGCCGGAGCTGATATATTGTTATTTGGAAATAATCTCATATATGAACCTGGATTAGGATTTAAAGCTGTTAAAGTGCTTAAAGAACTTGTCCGTGAAGGCAGTATTTCTGAAGAGCGAATAAAACAATCATATAAGAGGATAATGAATCTTAAGAGTCGTTATCATCTAATTTAA
- a CDS encoding LysE family translocator: MDGLTLAFIPIVAILTVTPGSDTMLVVNNTLTRSTSDGLCTVVGVNAGLLVHAMASAFGLSMILMNSATAFEFVKMAGALYIIYLGIQSLRRSRTDSEELQVINNGSKRNFTSSVREGFLTNVLNPKVAVFYLALLPQFISPADNIIEKSFLLMSIHICMGVMWLGSLSLTLGKMRPLISGSKFKKRLEALSGVVFIALGLKIALSKN; encoded by the coding sequence ATGGATGGACTGACTCTTGCTTTTATTCCGATTGTTGCAATCTTAACCGTCACTCCCGGCTCTGATACAATGCTGGTTGTTAACAATACGCTGACCCGCTCAACATCAGACGGGCTGTGCACCGTGGTTGGCGTTAACGCGGGGCTACTTGTCCACGCGATGGCATCGGCGTTCGGTCTGTCCATGATTCTCATGAACTCTGCGACTGCATTTGAATTCGTCAAAATGGCCGGAGCCCTCTATATAATTTACCTTGGAATACAATCACTGCGGCGTAGCAGAACTGACTCAGAAGAATTACAAGTCATCAACAACGGCTCTAAACGAAATTTTACATCATCTGTCCGCGAGGGATTTCTGACAAATGTTCTAAACCCCAAAGTAGCTGTATTCTATCTTGCACTTCTGCCGCAATTTATATCCCCTGCTGATAATATTATTGAGAAATCTTTTTTACTTATGAGCATTCATATCTGCATGGGAGTTATGTGGCTTGGTTCGTTATCCCTGACTCTTGGAAAAATGCGCCCGCTTATTTCCGGAAGTAAATTCAAAAAAAGACTCGAAGCTCTCTCCGGTGTAGTCTTTATCGCGCTAGGATTAAAAATTGCCCTATCCAAAAATTAG
- a CDS encoding PAS domain-containing sensor histidine kinase gives MKIRSIHTLSKRIRNYLSFLLIISIMGLLLSLMLFSWMINNEINEKADTWGTYFSNRIDFIEKIMQSKNSLDYGITSILRVSTQGEIFNSRPYPVENPDISDSFLFNKIKDYAPGQSSLFSGNGQDKTQLYLVKRLDNSFIILELNSEDLIPVSPQETELFIFNNDNNCIFHTGDLHNLHYEKLHRIMISSLHIFTSAERQIDKAGLVTIIVAKDISNEFYCVLLFIFLAITTVIIILKRSTFLTWDLADTEKDFARIRELLADVSMPPVQKLTHLHAIEYAAENIRKVDWNAEVEKMSFIENREYIFTAAFFAGNILQLLDEVAVHSKDLSKSRQEYKDLVQRAHSIILRMDLKGNCTFFNEYAQSFFGFSQQEILGKSIIGTIVTATESGDSDLENFIFKMLEHPEDFPNKINQNIRKDGHKVWLYWSNSPVYDDEGNAIEILSVGTDITERKRVELELQQTRNYIKDIIDSMPSLIIGVNSEGEIIHFNSNAEKRSTIAANRLLGEKIGEAFPALTKYSSHIEKAIETGIPETEIRSPYGQDGQKFQDIMIYPLSGDIKGAVIRIDDATERARIEEMMIQTEKMMSIGGLAAGMAHEINNPLGGILQGIQNIVRRLSPDLAPNTLAAEKAGCNIDSIIAYVEDRKIINIIEGITEAGVRAAEIVSRMLEFSRKSNFSKASCDIRDLIDNSLSLALQDYDPNKKHDFKKIKITKDYAESLTPIFCSKTEIEQVILNLLRNSAQAMFDWDDMTVTPEIIIKTSNLGNMIKCSISDNGPGMDHDTRKRVFEPFYTTKEPGNGTGLGLSVSYFIITQNHKGTLSVHSSKEKGTTFTIMLPTIQN, from the coding sequence ATGAAAATCAGAAGCATACATACGCTCAGCAAACGCATACGCAATTACCTTTCCTTTTTACTTATAATTTCCATTATGGGCTTATTACTTTCACTTATGCTTTTCTCTTGGATGATTAATAACGAAATAAATGAAAAAGCTGACACATGGGGAACATACTTCTCTAATAGAATTGATTTCATTGAAAAGATAATGCAGTCGAAGAATTCTCTTGATTATGGTATAACCTCTATACTCAGAGTTTCAACGCAAGGAGAGATCTTCAACAGCAGACCTTATCCTGTAGAAAATCCAGATATATCAGATTCTTTTTTATTTAATAAAATTAAAGACTATGCCCCCGGACAATCCTCTTTATTCTCAGGAAACGGACAAGACAAAACCCAACTCTATTTGGTCAAACGGCTCGATAATTCTTTTATAATTTTGGAACTCAATTCTGAAGATCTAATCCCGGTCTCACCGCAGGAAACAGAACTTTTCATATTTAATAACGACAATAACTGTATTTTCCATACAGGGGACCTTCACAATCTTCACTATGAAAAACTGCATAGAATAATGATATCTTCACTGCACATATTTACCTCAGCCGAAAGACAAATTGATAAAGCCGGCTTAGTTACAATTATTGTTGCAAAAGACATTTCCAATGAATTTTATTGCGTTTTGCTGTTTATATTTCTTGCTATTACTACCGTCATTATAATCCTTAAAAGATCTACGTTTCTAACATGGGATCTTGCAGATACGGAAAAAGATTTTGCCCGCATAAGAGAGCTGCTCGCCGATGTATCAATGCCGCCGGTTCAAAAGCTAACTCATCTACATGCCATAGAATATGCTGCTGAAAATATAAGGAAAGTTGACTGGAACGCTGAAGTTGAAAAAATGTCTTTTATTGAAAACCGTGAGTACATTTTTACCGCTGCTTTTTTTGCCGGTAACATATTGCAATTACTTGATGAAGTTGCGGTTCATTCAAAAGATCTTTCTAAATCAAGACAAGAATATAAAGACTTAGTTCAAAGAGCTCACAGCATAATTCTCAGAATGGATCTGAAAGGGAATTGCACTTTCTTTAATGAATATGCGCAGTCATTTTTCGGATTCTCTCAGCAGGAAATACTCGGAAAAAGTATTATAGGAACTATTGTAACTGCGACTGAAAGCGGAGACTCAGACCTTGAAAATTTTATATTTAAAATGCTTGAACATCCCGAGGACTTTCCGAACAAAATAAATCAAAATATCCGTAAAGACGGGCATAAGGTATGGCTTTACTGGTCAAACAGCCCTGTTTATGACGACGAAGGAAACGCGATTGAAATCCTTTCAGTCGGTACTGATATAACTGAGCGCAAACGTGTTGAACTGGAACTGCAGCAAACAAGAAATTACATAAAGGACATCATAGATTCGATGCCGTCGCTGATAATCGGAGTCAACAGTGAAGGAGAAATCATTCACTTTAATTCAAATGCAGAAAAAAGATCTACAATAGCGGCAAACCGACTTCTCGGGGAAAAAATAGGTGAGGCTTTTCCAGCTCTTACAAAATACTCATCACATATTGAAAAAGCCATCGAGACAGGAATACCTGAAACAGAAATTCGCTCACCATATGGTCAGGACGGACAAAAATTTCAAGATATCATGATCTACCCGCTCAGCGGAGATATTAAGGGAGCAGTTATACGAATTGATGATGCAACAGAACGGGCCCGAATCGAAGAAATGATGATTCAGACAGAGAAAATGATGTCCATCGGAGGTCTTGCGGCAGGAATGGCCCACGAGATTAACAATCCGCTTGGGGGGATTCTGCAAGGCATTCAAAATATTGTCAGAAGACTCTCTCCTGACCTTGCTCCTAATACACTGGCCGCAGAAAAAGCCGGATGCAATATAGACTCGATAATCGCATATGTAGAAGACCGTAAAATCATTAATATTATAGAAGGAATTACTGAAGCTGGAGTTCGCGCGGCTGAAATAGTTTCGCGCATGCTCGAATTCAGCCGTAAGAGCAATTTCAGCAAAGCATCCTGTGACATCAGAGATCTAATCGATAATTCTCTATCCTTAGCTCTGCAAGACTATGACCCTAATAAAAAGCATGATTTTAAAAAAATAAAAATAACTAAAGATTATGCAGAATCATTGACTCCGATTTTTTGCTCCAAAACCGAGATTGAACAAGTCATACTCAACTTACTTAGAAACTCTGCGCAGGCAATGTTTGACTGGGATGACATGACGGTTACGCCTGAGATCATTATTAAAACTTCAAATTTAGGCAACATGATAAAATGTTCTATTTCTGACAATGGGCCTGGAATGGACCACGATACCAGAAAAAGAGTTTTTGAACCGTTTTATACTACAAAAGAGCCCGGAAATGGTACCGGGCTTGGTCTTTCTGTTTCATATTTTATAATTACACAAAATCATAAGGGAACTCTGAGTGTACATTCCTCTAAAGAAAAAGGGACTACATTTACAATCATGCTGCCAACTATACAGAACTAA
- a CDS encoding D-sedoheptulose 7-phosphate isomerase, which translates to MSQTALQKVLDHARSGLEVREAFFEQDAQSVVEISRAMAVRLAQGSKILFCGNGGSAADCQHLAAELVNRFKLERPPLPGLALTTDSSILTSIGNDYSFDMIFEKQVAALGAPGDVLVGISTSGTSPNVIRALKEAKRKQMVTIGMTGMSSGEMLPICDHIISIPSKDTAIVQEVHIAVGHLFCELIDHFLFEAVSELEPYLISE; encoded by the coding sequence ATGTCCCAGACAGCTCTGCAAAAGGTACTCGATCACGCCCGCTCCGGCCTTGAAGTAAGAGAAGCCTTTTTTGAACAGGACGCTCAGTCAGTTGTTGAAATATCCAGAGCCATGGCTGTCCGCCTTGCTCAGGGATCGAAAATTTTATTCTGTGGCAATGGCGGCAGCGCGGCTGATTGTCAACACCTTGCAGCTGAACTGGTGAACAGGTTTAAACTTGAACGCCCACCATTACCCGGACTTGCCCTTACTACCGACTCATCAATACTCACGTCAATTGGAAACGACTATTCCTTTGATATGATATTTGAAAAACAGGTTGCAGCTTTAGGAGCACCCGGAGACGTACTTGTCGGCATCAGCACTTCCGGCACAAGTCCGAATGTGATAAGAGCATTGAAAGAAGCGAAACGGAAACAGATGGTGACAATCGGCATGACCGGCATGAGTTCAGGTGAAATGCTTCCTATTTGTGATCACATAATAAGCATTCCAAGCAAAGACACAGCCATTGTGCAGGAAGTTCATATTGCTGTCGGACATCTGTTCTGCGAGCTTATCGACCATTTTCTTTTTGAAGCAGTTTCAGAACTGGAGCCATACCTTATTTCAGAATAA